From Melospiza georgiana isolate bMelGeo1 chromosome 33, bMelGeo1.pri, whole genome shotgun sequence, the proteins below share one genomic window:
- the LOC131095093 gene encoding keratin, type I cytoskeletal 9-like, producing the protein MVSSGCSSPCEVSCPQPYADAWNQPCVTSCGDSRAVVYPPPVVITFPGPILSSFPQESIVGTSFPSGAMGSSGSGGSIGGSYGGGSGSMGGIGGSLGGGSMGGSYGGGSMGGSYGGGSMGGSYGGGSMGGIGGSIGGGSMGGIGGSYGGGSMGGSCGGGSMGGSYGGSRSFGSGGSYGGSRSFGGRRSFGGSLGGGFGGSCGGGSSFGGGSCGGGSYGGGSSSSRRFGGGNCGFY; encoded by the coding sequence ATGGTGAGCAGTGGCTGCTCATCCCCGTGCGAGgtgtcctgtccccagccctatGCTGACGCCTGGAACCAgccctgtgtcacctcctgcGGGGACTCCCGGGCTGTGGTCTACCCTCCACCCGTGGTCATCACCTTCCCAGGGCCCATCCTTAGCTCCTTTCCTCAGGAGAGCATCGTGGGCACGTCCTTCCCGTCGGGGGCCATGGGATCTTCTGGGTCCGGGGGCTCCATTGGGGGATCCTACGGAGGGGGCAGCGGCTCCATGGGGGGAATTGGGGGATCCCTTGGAGGCGGTTCCATGGGTGGCTCCTACGGCGGTGGTTCCATGGGTGGCTCCTACGGCGGTGGTTCCATGGGTGGATCCTATGGAGGTGGTTCCATGGGGGGAATTGGTGGATCCATTGGAGGTGGTTCCATGGGGGGAATTGGGGGATCCTATGGAGGTGGTTCCATGGGTGGATCATGTGGTGGCGGTTCCATGGGTGGCTCCTACGGAGGGAGCAGATCCTttggctctgggggctcctaTGGGGGGAGCAGATCCTTCGGGGGCAGGAGATCCTTTGGGGGCTCCTTGGGCGGTGGCTTTGGGGGCTCCTGCGGCGGGGGCAGCTCCTTTGGAGGCGGCTCCTGCGGAGGGGGATCCTACGGagggggcagctccagctccaggaggTTTGGAGGAGGAAACTGCGGCTTCTATTAA
- the LOC131095094 gene encoding keratin, type I cytoskeletal 9-like, with amino-acid sequence MVSSGCSSPCEVSCPQPYADAWNQPCVTSCGDSRAVVYPPPVVITFPGPILSSCPQESFVGTSFPSGAMGSSGSGGAIGGSYGGGSMGGIGGSIGGGSMGGSYGGGSMGGSYGGGSMGGIGGSYGGGSMGGSYGGGSMGGSYGGSRSFGSGGSYGGSRSFGGRRSFGGSSGGGFGGSCGGGSSFGGGSCGGGSYGGGSSSYRRFGGGNCGFY; translated from the coding sequence ATGGTGAGCAGCGGCTGCTCGTCCCCGTGTGAAgtgtcctgtccccagccctatGCCGACGCCTGGAACCAgccctgtgtcacctcctgcGGGGACTCCCGGGCTGTGGTCTACCCTCCACCCGTGGTCATCACCTTCCCAgggcccatcctcagctcctgcccccaGGAGAGCTTCGTGGGCACGTCCTTCCCGTCAGGGGCCATGGGATCTTCTGGGTCCGGGGGCGCCATCGGGGGCTCCTACGGTGGTGGTTCCATGGGGGGAATTGGGGGATCCATTGGAGGTGGTTCCATGGGTGGCTCCTACGGTGGTGGTTCCATGGGTGGATCCTATGGAGGTGGTTCCATGGGAGGAATTGGGGGATCCTATGGAGGTGGTTCCATGGGTGGATCCTATGGTGGCGGTTCCATGGGTGGCTCCTACGGAGGGAGCAGATCCTttggctctgggggctcctaTGGGGGGAGCAGATCCTTTGGGGGCAGGAGATCCTTTGGGGGCTCCTCGGGCGGTGGCTTTGGGGGCTCCTGCGGCGGGGGCAGCTCCTTTGGGGGCGGCTCCTGCGGAGGGGGATCCTACGGAGGGGGCAGCTCCAGCTACAGGAGGTTTGGAGGAGGAAACTGCGGCTTCTATTAA
- the LOC131095095 gene encoding scale keratin-like, translating into MNCISSRCLPGCEVACPEPCAYSRGLGPCVASCGDSTALVYAPPVWITFPGPILSSCPQESIVASSMPQPSGGSSYGSGMGGYSGGLSRIGGSYGSGGSYGSGGSYGSGGSYGSGGSYSSGGSYGSGGSYGCGSSSGKLGSSGCGGSSSGGCYLKKFYSSSSRGSRLGN; encoded by the coding sequence ATGAACTGCATCAGCTCCCGGTGCCTGCCCGGCTGCGAGGTGGCCTGTCCCGAGCCCTGTGCCTACAGCAGAGGCCTCGGCCCCTGCGTGGCCTCCTGTGGGGACTCCACGGCCCTGGTCTACGCCCCACCCGTGTGGATCACCTTCCCCGGCCCCATCCTGAGCTCCTGCCCCCAGGAAAGCATCGTGGCATCGTCCATGCCCCAGCCCTCCGGTGGTTCCTCCTACGGCTCAGGGATGGGAGGCTACTCTGGTGGCCTGTCCAGAATTGGGGGCTCCTATGGATCTGGGGGCTCCTATGGATCTGGGGGTTCCTATGGATCTGGGGGTTCCTATGGATCTGGGGGCTCCTATAGCTCTGGGGGCTCCTACGGATCTGGGGGCTCCTATGGATGTGGGAGCTCTTCAGGGAAGTTGGGCTCCTCTGGATGTGGGGGCTCCTCCTCGGGGGGCTGCTACCTCAAGAAgttctacagcagcagcagccgtgGATCCCGcctgggaaactga